From the Hymenobacter yonginensis genome, one window contains:
- a CDS encoding DUF4153 domain-containing protein codes for MKLPSLQLLAAEAARAVRRFPLTLLCSLLLGAAGIYYQRLSYTEKNHADWLFPLLSAAGLGLTLTLNVALAGERYRWPVRRKAMAAAGAVGLLGLWYVLCPVEPTIVWGLRLLLLLLGLHLLVAVVPYLPQLRHRTDTPGFWRYNETLFLRLLTGGLYSGVLYVGCALALTAIEQLFELKLDRHVYEHLFMVLATGFNIWFFLAGVPRDWVALEQEAPYPKGLKLFTQFVLLPLVVLYLLILYAYLARIVVRWELPEGWVSILILAFSVAGIFALLLIHPIRDAPENTWLRTFARWFYRALFPLLGLLFVAIGTRVGQYGITEERYFVLLLAAWLAVVAAYFLWRQGQGIIRIPASLAVVAFLSAGGPWGAFAVAERSQLNQLREISKQYALLKDGKLDGAGQRVPEIPEEARKRISSIFDFFADREAVKELQPFFATKLTMPDSIRSMPRWSRSHQLTEELYDISNLSEWNKYAVDAQETSDIVSFHAENSAVQSLGNGRYWVQNVNSSMAEGGGSIPLTLLEGNFRLRVPDSGAAVILEQERATGPWHPQLTAPLNRLADSLVVRTSAERNTSQELPARSLTLRTTKGRYTLHLYLQRLTCNIQHSNSYTFEGNALLEILPAP; via the coding sequence AAACTTCCTTCCCTGCAGCTGCTGGCGGCCGAAGCGGCCCGCGCCGTGCGGCGCTTCCCCCTGACGCTGCTGTGCAGCCTGCTGCTGGGCGCGGCCGGCATCTACTACCAGCGGCTCAGCTACACTGAGAAAAACCACGCCGATTGGCTGTTTCCGCTGCTGTCGGCGGCCGGGCTGGGCTTGACGCTTACGCTGAACGTGGCGCTGGCCGGTGAGCGGTACCGCTGGCCGGTGCGGCGGAAGGCTATGGCCGCGGCCGGGGCGGTGGGGCTGCTGGGGCTCTGGTACGTGCTGTGCCCCGTCGAGCCGACCATCGTGTGGGGACTGCGGCTGCTGCTGTTGCTGCTGGGCCTGCACCTGCTGGTGGCCGTGGTGCCCTACCTGCCGCAGCTGCGCCACCGCACCGACACGCCCGGCTTCTGGCGCTACAACGAAACCCTGTTTCTGCGGCTGCTTACGGGTGGCCTCTACTCCGGCGTGCTCTACGTGGGTTGCGCGCTGGCTTTGACGGCCATTGAACAACTGTTCGAGCTGAAGCTGGACCGCCACGTCTACGAGCACCTGTTCATGGTGCTGGCCACGGGCTTCAATATCTGGTTTTTTCTGGCTGGCGTGCCCCGCGACTGGGTTGCGCTGGAGCAAGAAGCCCCGTATCCAAAGGGCCTGAAGCTGTTCACGCAGTTTGTGCTGCTGCCGCTGGTGGTGCTCTACCTGCTGATTCTCTACGCCTATCTGGCCCGGATAGTAGTGCGCTGGGAGCTGCCCGAAGGCTGGGTGTCCATCCTGATTCTGGCGTTTTCGGTGGCCGGCATCTTCGCCCTGCTCCTGATTCATCCCATCCGCGACGCCCCCGAAAACACCTGGCTCCGTACGTTCGCGCGCTGGTTTTACCGGGCGCTGTTTCCGCTGCTGGGGCTGCTGTTCGTGGCCATTGGCACCCGCGTGGGCCAGTACGGCATCACCGAGGAGCGCTACTTCGTGCTGCTGCTGGCCGCGTGGCTGGCGGTAGTGGCGGCCTACTTCCTGTGGCGGCAGGGGCAGGGCATCATCCGGATTCCGGCCTCCCTGGCCGTGGTGGCGTTTCTGTCCGCTGGTGGGCCCTGGGGTGCCTTTGCCGTGGCCGAGCGCAGCCAGCTCAACCAGCTGCGCGAAATCAGCAAGCAGTACGCGCTGCTGAAGGATGGCAAGCTGGACGGGGCCGGGCAGCGGGTGCCCGAGATTCCCGAAGAGGCCCGCAAGCGCATCAGCTCCATATTCGACTTTTTCGCGGATCGGGAAGCGGTTAAAGAGCTGCAGCCATTCTTCGCCACAAAGCTTACCATGCCGGATTCAATCCGTAGTATGCCCCGGTGGTCACGCAGTCATCAGCTAACCGAGGAGTTGTATGACATCAGTAACTTATCCGAGTGGAATAAATACGCTGTCGATGCCCAGGAAACCTCAGATATCGTGTCTTTCCACGCCGAAAATTCCGCCGTACAGTCTTTAGGTAACGGTCGTTATTGGGTCCAAAACGTCAATTCGAGTATGGCGGAAGGTGGCGGTAGCATTCCGCTGACCCTGCTGGAAGGTAACTTCCGCCTGCGTGTTCCGGATTCCGGAGCGGCGGTAATTCTGGAGCAGGAACGTGCAACGGGGCCATGGCATCCGCAGCTTACAGCTCCTCTCAACCGGCTGGCCGACTCATTGGTGGTACGAACCAGCGCTGAGCGAAACACATCCCAGGAGCTGCCGGCCCGGTCACTGACGCTGCGCACAACCAAGGGGCGTTACACTCTGCACCTATATCTGCAACGGCTGACCTGCAACATCCAGCACAGCAACAGCTACACCTTCGAGGGTAACGCGTTGCTTGAAATATTGCCTGCTCCTTAA